In one Halalkalicoccus subterraneus genomic region, the following are encoded:
- a CDS encoding DMT family transporter — protein MSWPLLILAGLFEIGWAIGLEYSDGFSKPIPTLGTAVALIISMVLLSQAIKDLPIGTAYAVWTGIGAVGTASLGIILFDEPVTLARIGFVSVILVGIVGLHAVSGGH, from the coding sequence ATGTCATGGCCTCTATTGATACTGGCTGGTTTGTTTGAAATCGGATGGGCAATCGGGCTTGAATACTCAGACGGCTTCTCAAAACCCATTCCGACACTCGGCACCGCTGTTGCCCTCATCATTAGCATGGTGCTGCTGTCACAGGCAATCAAAGACCTCCCGATAGGTACGGCGTACGCTGTCTGGACTGGTATCGGTGCTGTTGGGACAGCTTCGCTTGGGATTATTCTGTTTGATGAACCTGTCACCCTTGCTCGGATCGGATTCGTCAGCGTGATTCTCGTCGGTATCGTCGGTCTCC